The genomic interval ATTTCTAAGGAAAAAAGATCGAAGACTAGTACAGAAGTATGAAGGTCCAATACCAGTGGTAGCCAAGGTGGGGAGGACTTCCTATAAGATTAATCCACCCAAGTGGATGAAGGTACACCCCGTGTTTCACGTCAACAATCTGAAATTGTTCCATGAAGATCTAGTAGATGCAAGTAGGAGTCGAGCCACAAGAGCCACCATCAACACCAAGCCACCATCATAGCACCGAGTGGAGAAGATTTTGGCAGGGAGGACAACAACCATCAATCAATGACCGACACAAGAGTACCTGGTGAAATAGGAAGGTTTGGGGCTAGATGAGATCACCTGCGAGAAGGAAGCCGACCTCCGCACCTTCTAGCAAAAGATTGAAGAATTTCAAGCCAACCAATCAATGACAACGTCGACAGATTGAGTAAGGGAAGATGTCATGAGCCAACCTTGTATCGAACTATGATAGGGTAGAGTTGTCTATGAGATTGAgtcttttgtacttgtaaGGGAAATATCCCTCTTTCAAGCAATGTAATGGCTCGTAGTGACACCTCTAAAAATACTTGTTAAGTCTTTAGAGGGAAAGGCCCTTTAAGAAGGAATGCCCTCATTTCAAACATTGTAATAGCTATTACTAGAATACTTGTAAAATCTCGTAAATTCTTTATAGGGGGTGAGCAGTTGACGGATTGTTGGGTTGTTTCACTAGTAAAGGTATGTTTGTAGTGAATCATCTATGACTGCCTTATGGCTCGATGATGGCGTGTCTTGGTccatttgtaattaatttcatattaataaaatattttttctttttatgacTCAATAGTTGCATATATGGCATTCGATATGccttttgattttgatgcGAGTTTTCTTAGTCTGATTTGTTGCTATTATTAACGTTTGGTCAGATATAATCAAGTATTGACTGACTTGCATGGAAGCGTCTACTCAAGTGCTGCATAAACTATCGCATATTTAAGTGAATGAGCGTAGTTCATGATACCATGTTTGACAGTCCGACCCTCATTGTATAAGAAAATACTTTGTAAAAATTTGAACATATTTATGTCCGATAGATACACTCACTCCCAAGCCGAGTATCATCAAAAGTACTAAGGACAGATTGGAATGAAAAGGAATCTGTTGGGCCCTTCATGCGGTCCAAAAGCAAAGCAATAAGCAATTAAGATCTTACTTTTCAGGAATCTTTTCCTCCCTCCACGCATGCTAATGCTTCTTGGATCAGAAAATGGTTGTACATTTTTCTATCTACTGGCCTAATTAGTACAGCCAGTACTTTTTAGTCCAGGCTTAATTTACTGGACGTGATGATCCTGAAATTGTACATCTCAAAATCTGCAATTGGCCTGGTTTTGATGTGGCCTACTTATGGCAGTTTGATTGGATAATTGATGCAGAATATCTTTCCAAGATTCTAGTGCTTGTTTTCTCTTAAAGAAAGGCCATAATTGTTGATCTGCAACTTTATGAAACTTCATAATTCAACAGGCAATGAAACCAAAAGATGAccatatttttcacctttcaGCTTTGCTTTGAATGGAGAAAAATTCGCCAGCTAAATGCAAAAGGAGGTTTAAAGATGATGTCTGACAGGCATGCTTTTGCTTCTTTTGTCACTTGACTGGTTAGGAAGCTAGTAAGGAAAAAGTTGATATCTCCTTTAAACATGTACCTCACAGAACTTGAAACAACCGGCTGTAATTCTGTGGGACTGCTTTTCATAAAGGTAGTATATTAACTATCCAACTATACGGTGAGGAAAACAAAGACTTGAAACAATTATGCCACATATTCAAGGAGGTTTAGAGCTAAAAGACAATTGAGAACTTCATGCTTTTGAAGGGGTAGTAGCTGTTTTAGTAGCTAAAGCAAGAAGGAAGTCTCTGTAATCCCCCGATGGAATGCTGTCGCATATTGCTTCTCTCAATTCTACCCCATATTTTATCTTGAAGACCCTTTGAATTTCATCCATGTCCATCTCAGCTCTGCTCACCATCACACGTGCCAAGGCGCCTCTATCTGCTGTCATCCCTTTAATGCTTGTAAACAAAGTCTGCAAACCAGtcaataagaaaaatagaaacttaatcatcaatttcagtGATTCGGTTATGTGACTGATGCCCTCGTTTTGCATAGTTTTAGTTTGGTTAAAACATTAGATATGAAAAAGATTACTATTATTACTTATGTTATATGGAGTCTTTGCTTTACCTTAACATATTCGTGTCCGATCCTTCTTAGATACTTCACTATTTAACAGGTGTAACACTTCAATCCTcaaaattaatgtaaaaaatttgtcaaaatcataagGTAAACGTATCCCTATATCTCCCAAGTCAATGTAACATAGACTATTACCTTTGCGTAATAGTTAGGTGGGTTGCAAATACATTTTATAACCATCTTTAATGCATCCTCAAACTCCCAGGAGTCGCCTTTAGTGATTGACTGAAAAATATAGATGAAGCAATAAGTTTCTTCTCCATTCAAATATAGAAACAAATTAAGAAGCTCAGATGCAGCATAAGAAACACATTACCTTTGTGTAGTCATGTCCATAGATGTGCTTATAGCAAGAAAATGTCAACTTAAGCTGTGGAATGCTCCTTTTAGTGAAAATCTCTAGCACAGTACCTTCATCAATGGCTCCAGGGCTTCCTTCCCCTGTCTCATAAAGCCTTCTTGCATCACATTTCGCGATATGTTGACTAACATCGGCCTGGTGTGCCTTGTGTGATGCGGCTAATGCAACCAGAATCTGTCACAAGAACAAAGATATGAACCAAGGATATGAAATCGTCTCGGATTCCAATTGATATCCCAGGCTTTATACTTGAAATGAGGTCTGTAATTTTAACCAAACTTACCTTCTGGTGAGGGTGGGGAGGCTCAATAGTGACGATATCCTGGTCCAACTGCCTTTTATACTTTGAT from Theobroma cacao cultivar B97-61/B2 chromosome 5, Criollo_cocoa_genome_V2, whole genome shotgun sequence carries:
- the LOC18599837 gene encoding annexin D8, encoding MATKILASSSHGFEIECKEIHDSWGRLNQLIRALASRTQLECRRIRETYKDMYGEDLITLLQKTSMTSQRNEPGVSPKTCAALSLWMLDPHERDATVAREAIQQDDTNFKAIVEIFLGRKSSHIALIKQAYQSKYKRQLDQDIVTIEPPHPHQKILVALAASHKAHQADVSQHIAKCDARRLYETGEGSPGAIDEGTVLEIFTKRSIPQLKLTFSCYKHIYGHDYTKSITKGDSWEFEDALKMVIKCICNPPNYYAKTLFTSIKGMTADRGALARVMVSRAEMDMDEIQRVFKIKYGVELREAICDSIPSGDYRDFLLALATKTATTPSKA